A DNA window from Pseudomonas sp. GD03919 contains the following coding sequences:
- a CDS encoding rhomboid family intramembrane serine protease, with the protein MTAVVVLRLPLDTDLSGFVALLQRLRVPHRVAEEGGQQVLWVPSEELAEQVRELYVRHPQGDAGAELPARPAPVREGFVAQLRRSPVTGLMLLATFIVFAVTWAGDNFSAIRWLSFVDFRIDGERIYLTYLEATLDSGQWWRLITPMLIHFGWLHLAMNSLWYWELGRRIEFRQGAIGLLGLTLLFGFASNFAQYWWAGPSLFGGLSGVLYGLLGHCWIYQRLAPNPVYRLPPGVLVMMLIWLVVCMTGIFETLGIGAIANAAHVGGLLIGCLTGLLGGMLARR; encoded by the coding sequence GTCTGCGAGTGCCGCACCGGGTGGCGGAAGAGGGTGGGCAACAGGTGCTCTGGGTGCCGAGTGAGGAGCTCGCCGAGCAGGTGCGTGAGCTTTACGTGCGCCATCCGCAGGGCGACGCGGGTGCCGAATTGCCGGCCAGGCCGGCGCCGGTGCGTGAGGGGTTTGTTGCCCAGTTACGGCGCAGCCCGGTGACGGGCCTGATGCTGCTGGCGACCTTTATCGTCTTCGCCGTGACCTGGGCGGGCGATAATTTCTCGGCAATCCGCTGGCTGAGCTTCGTTGATTTTCGAATCGACGGCGAGCGCATCTATCTGACTTACCTTGAGGCCACGCTCGATAGCGGCCAGTGGTGGCGCCTGATCACGCCCATGCTGATCCACTTCGGCTGGCTGCACCTGGCGATGAACAGCCTGTGGTACTGGGAGCTGGGTCGGCGCATCGAGTTTCGCCAAGGGGCCATCGGCCTCCTGGGGCTGACCCTGCTGTTCGGCTTCGCTTCCAATTTCGCTCAATACTGGTGGGCTGGGCCGTCACTGTTTGGCGGCTTGTCCGGTGTGCTCTACGGCCTGCTCGGGCATTGCTGGATCTACCAGCGCCTGGCGCCGAACCCGGTTTATCGCCTGCCGCCCGGCGTGCTGGTGATGATGCTGATCTGGCTGGTGGTCTGCATGACCGGCATCTTCGAAACGCTGGGTATTGGCGCCATTGCCAATGCGGCACATGTGGGTGGCCTGCTCATCGGCTGCCTGACCGGGCTGCTTGGCGGTATGCTGGCAAGACGCTGA
- a CDS encoding YeaC family protein → MSSFLDAIENITPEIYESLKLAVEIGKWPDGRKLTQEQKELSLQAMIAWEMQNLPEEERTGYMGPQECSSKSEPVPNLLFKSSDTLH, encoded by the coding sequence ATGTCGTCCTTTCTCGATGCGATTGAAAACATCACCCCGGAAATCTACGAGAGCCTCAAGCTGGCCGTGGAAATCGGTAAATGGCCGGACGGCCGCAAGCTGACTCAGGAACAGAAAGAGCTGAGCCTGCAGGCGATGATCGCCTGGGAAATGCAGAACCTGCCGGAGGAAGAGCGCACTGGTTACATGGGCCCTCAGGAATGCAGCAGCAAATCCGAGCCGGTACCCAACCTGCTGTTCAAGTCCTCGGATACCCTGCACTGA
- a CDS encoding DUF2797 domain-containing protein, with translation MSELGRGSLSKMKAHLDAPVQYAFRLGDEEVPVNPLVGKHLRLEYLGAIHCTHCGRKTKTSFSQGYCYPCMQKLAQCDVCIMSPERCHYDQGTCREPSWGEQFCMTDHIVYLANSSGVKVGITRASQVPTRWIDQGATQALPILRVATRQQSGFVEDLLRSQVADKTNWRALLKGDAVPVDLLAIREQLFDSCGAGIAELQQRFGLQAIQPLSAAEVLEIRYPIEAYPAKISSFNLDKQPLAEGTLLGIKGQYLMFDTGVINIRKYTAYQLAIHEIAA, from the coding sequence ATGAGTGAATTGGGACGTGGCTCGCTGAGCAAGATGAAGGCGCACCTGGACGCACCGGTGCAATACGCTTTCCGCCTGGGCGACGAAGAAGTACCGGTCAACCCGCTGGTGGGCAAGCACCTGCGCCTGGAATACCTCGGCGCCATCCATTGCACGCACTGCGGGCGCAAGACCAAGACCAGCTTCAGCCAGGGCTACTGCTACCCCTGCATGCAGAAGCTGGCGCAATGCGACGTTTGCATCATGAGTCCGGAGCGCTGCCATTACGATCAAGGCACTTGCCGCGAGCCGAGCTGGGGCGAGCAGTTCTGCATGACCGATCACATCGTCTACCTGGCCAACTCCAGTGGCGTGAAGGTCGGCATCACCCGTGCCAGTCAGGTGCCGACACGCTGGATCGACCAGGGTGCGACCCAGGCGCTACCCATCCTGCGCGTGGCCACGCGGCAGCAGTCCGGTTTCGTCGAGGACCTGTTGCGTAGCCAGGTGGCGGACAAGACCAACTGGCGCGCGCTGCTCAAGGGCGATGCCGTGCCGGTCGATCTGCTGGCGATTCGCGAGCAATTGTTCGACAGCTGTGGCGCGGGCATTGCCGAGCTGCAGCAGCGCTTCGGTCTGCAAGCCATTCAGCCGCTGTCCGCCGCCGAGGTGCTGGAAATTCGTTACCCCATCGAGGCCTACCCGGCCAAGATCAGCAGCTTCAACCTGGACAAGCAGCCGCTGGCCGAAGGTACTCTGCTCGGTATCAAGGGCCAGTACCTGATGTTCGACACCGGCGTGATCAATATCCGCAAGTACACCGCCTATCAGTTGGCCATCCACGAGATCGCCGCCTGA